A region from the Equus quagga isolate Etosha38 unplaced genomic scaffold, UCLA_HA_Equagga_1.0 153_RagTag, whole genome shotgun sequence genome encodes:
- the LOC124233058 gene encoding ribonuclease P protein subunit p25 has protein sequence MAKLASPRSWQRRRMENFRKVRSEEAPVGGGADGGGPGSGPFADLAPGAVHMRVKEGSKIRNLLAFATASMAQPATRAIVFSGCGRATTKTVTCAEILKRRLAGLHQVTRLRYRSVREVWQSQPPGPSPSQKPGDPATSLSVVKNVPSLAILLSKDALDPRQPGYQPPNPHAGPSSQPSAPTSKRSLGEPAAGEGSAKRSQPEPGAAQED, from the coding sequence ATGGCGAAGCTCGCGTCCCCGCGGTCCTGGCAACGACGGCGCATGGAGAACTTCCGTAAGGTGCGCTCCGAGGAGGCGCCGGTGGGGGGCGGGGCCGATGGGGGCGGCCCGGGCTCTGGCCCCTTCGCGGACCTGGCGCCGGGAGCGGTGCACATGCGGGTCAAAGAGGGCAGCAAGATCCGGAACCTGCTGGCCTTCGCCACCGCCAGCATGGCGCAGCCAGCCACGCGCGCCATCGTCTTCAGCGGCTGCGGTCGGGCCACCACCAAGACCGTCACGTGCGCGGAGATCCTCAAGCGCCGCCTGGCGGGCCTGCACCAGGTCACGCGGCTGCGCTACCGGAGTGTGCGCGAGGTGTGGCAGAGCCAGCCACCTGGGCCCTCGCCGAGTCAGAAGCCTGGCGACCCAGCTACCAGTCTCAGTGTAGTTAAGAACGTGCCCAGCCTCGCCATCCTACTTTCCAAGGATGCACTGGATCCGCGCCAACCGGGCTACCAGCCCCCTAACCCCCATGCTGGCCCCTCTTCCCAGCCATCCGCGCCCACATCCAAGAGGAGCCTAGGGGAACCTGCGGCTGGAGAAGGCTCCGCGAAGCGATCACAACCTGAGCCAGGTGCCGCGCAAGAGGACTAG